Proteins encoded together in one Myxococcus stipitatus window:
- a CDS encoding Hsp20/alpha crystallin family protein, which yields MADITRREGSIPRRERDPFSRMQELMGWDPLEAMSQLWSGQRGGGPGASAFSPAFEVKETKDAFIFKADLPGVREKDLDIALTGDRLVISGKREAEKTEDDEHFFSYERSFGAFSRAFTLPEGVDPDHVSANLQDGVLHLTLPKVAEVKSRRIKVGTSSGSGTGASAPGDKPKA from the coding sequence ATGGCCGACATCACCCGTCGAGAAGGAAGCATCCCGCGCCGCGAGCGCGACCCGTTCTCCCGCATGCAGGAGCTGATGGGGTGGGATCCGCTGGAGGCGATGAGCCAGTTGTGGAGCGGCCAGCGGGGCGGCGGGCCCGGCGCCAGCGCGTTCTCCCCCGCCTTCGAGGTCAAGGAGACGAAGGACGCGTTCATCTTCAAGGCGGACCTGCCCGGCGTGCGCGAGAAGGACCTGGACATCGCGCTCACCGGAGACCGCCTGGTCATCAGCGGCAAGCGCGAAGCGGAGAAGACCGAGGACGACGAGCACTTCTTCTCCTACGAGCGCAGCTTCGGCGCGTTCAGCCGCGCCTTCACCCTGCCCGAGGGCGTGGACCCCGACCACGTCTCCGCCAACCTCCAGGACGGCGTGCTCCACCTGACGCTGCCCAAGGTCGCGGAGGTGAAGTCCCGCCGCATCAAGGTCGGCACCAGCTCCGGCTCCGGCACGGGCGCCAGTGCCCCCGGAGACAAGCCCAAGGCCTGA